The segment gaagtcttaatattcataatccaacatcagctatttgatattgtgccgaatgttgtagtgtctctcagaattttattgatccttccaatttctgttgccagtgcagaacggagtttctcaaaattaaaattaattaaaaactatacgagatcaacaatgttgcaagagagactgactgggctggccaccatatctgttgagcatgacttggcaaatgcactcaatctgaaggaactgataactcgttttgtacagcaaaaagcaagaaaagtgaggttttaagcatcaatttcaggaccaggactaaataaattgcaaaacaaatgatataacatggttcactttttgtgaggtgggggggggggcgcagaatttttctttcgcctagggcgcaacacagcctagcgccggccctgggCACAGCAGCAGGTTGTGTGCTGAGGCCAAGATGAAGGCTTTAAAACCCTCGCCATGGAGACCTTTGAGTTTCATGTTGTAACGACCGGTGGTGCCACCTTTGTTGTTTCACTGATACTCTGCAGGCAGCTGGTGCCAAGGATCTGGTCCAACCAAGTTATAATTCAAGATACAAACATTCTGGTTTCTCTTATATTGCAACTCTTACTATTTATGAGGCGTTACCTACATATGCTTtatggtatttttattttgctttgggaTTTGCAAAGTGGAGTGACTTCGAATTGAAATTGCTAATTAGTTGTTATTGTTTCATGACAGATTGTTTATGTTGGCAGAATGGGCAAGCTGAACATCTTCGAAATTTCCCTCAATAATACGCGGGGTGTGTTTTACGCCGGACAAAACCTTTTGGGACACTGCACCCTGGAACTCAACAGTGAACTGACTCTCAGAGGTAAAGAGCATGTGGATATTTAATGCTTCAAAGACCAACATGAATGGTTTACTTTTGTGGCAGATAACAGTAGATATAGACGATATagacctaacctgtaaatttcagcctccagaCCCATCCGTCAATTAGTTAATTTTGATGAGGCCTACATTCTGTCATTGTCACACAAGTCAAGATTATTCAGGCTGAAAATGTCTGATTACTACCGAGCACATAAGTCACATAAAACTTTGCATGAACTCCTCATGAAAATCTCCCACAACAACCGCAAGTGTCTCGAACTTTCTTAGGAAAATTTGTGGCTTTTGCCGCGTTGCCACTCGGGGTTGAGGAAAGTCCAATCAATGTAAGCAATCACGGCGAATGGGAATGTATTGTTTGAAGGGACATCTACCCCTAAAGACGACTAACTGTTCATTTTCTTAGGGTTCTTACGATTCTTTCAAGTTATTTACccaaaaatcaaatatttcagagaTTGGTGATAGCTTTTCATCGGGTCGCCTTTGAAGTCgctcagcatcatcatcacatcgAAGCACTCTCATCAGTTGCACGAATTTAGCTTTGAGCATCGCTTTGGGATAAACAGCTTTTCCGTGCTTCCTGCTCCACAACTGTTCTTTCGGTTCATCCTGAGCTTTACAAACACCAGTCAAACTCAGTAAACTCATAAAGCACTCAAACTGATTGTTAGTCATCTTCTTCTAGTTTTAGCCATAAACTAGTTCACTCTCCTTCTTCGTCCATTTTATAATGTCACAAATCACGACACACAGGGAGGGCGAGGGGACAAATGGATGACgtcatgtttatttcttggaatTCATCCGTCAGCACGTGACATTTACACCCGGGGTCTGAACGATGGttaatgaaagaattttaatttgCGCTAcgatttttgcagatatttgaaaatttgtttcatcCACAATGAGTCCACCACTAAAGTGTAAAAgtcaagaaattttaaaatgttgagataaacgGTTTGAGTTTGTGTCTCGTTGTTACACTTAGGGATCAGATTGAAGTTCGAAGGCAGAGGTCACGTGCACTGGACAGAAACACACCAGAAGGTCACATGGAAATATTCCAGGTCAGAGACAATCACTTTCTCCGATAGTGAACAGTACTTCAATCAAGAAGTTCTCTTGTTTGGAATTCGTAAGTGAAAATTCTCTTGTTTGGAATTCGCAAATGAACATTTtagttttgagagagagagagaggatgacaATATGACACCTAAAATGATAGCTTGTCCTTCTTGATAAAGCTGTGTGCCAAAGTCACATGAACCTCTTGATGCAAACAATACAGATAGTAATACTGTAGTCAAAGTGCCAAGTACCAATATTTTCCCatacaggggggggggagttTGCGGCATTTCGGAAGTTTGACAATTCAACACATTTCAGTAAAGAAAGGCCTTGAGGAGAGCAACAGGATAAGTTCTGAGATGTATAGAGAGAAGCGTAATCTTGACACTCACAGGTTTACACAATTCATTGGGAAAGTgaacgagatgatgatgatgatgatgatgtgtatgtgtgtccgcGCCCACAGTGCCCTCGGAAGGTCGGAGCACGAGCAGTCTGTCTGCCGGCCGCCACACCTTTCCTTTCTGCTTCGTCCTGCCCGAGGACCTGCCGTCATCGTTCGAGGGCGTCCATGGCTACGTGCGATACGTCGTCAAGGCCATCATCGACCGGCCCTGGAAGTTCGACCACACCACGAAGTGCAACTTCACGGTCATCGGCATCCTCAACCTCAATTCCGAGCCCAACGCCTCGGTAGGattcatcatcgccatcatcatcattgaaagTTTCAGGAACGAGagcaactgtaaaaaaaaaaaaaaaagcattaaagcCCTGAGCCAGAAAAGTTTTATACACAGATTTACATATTGAGACACTGGTATCATGCGCTAATGGAAAGCACAGACAATATATGTTACAATGTGTGTAATATAGTTTGTATGCTGTATGTTATATGTTTATGCTGTGTGTTGTATGCTGCAGATGACTGTGCAGGGTCAGAACCAGAAGACCctgtgttgtctgtgttgtgCCAGTGGCCCCCTGTCGGCGGAGTTCAGCCTGCAGCGCCGGGGTTACGTGCCGGGGGAGGCGGTGCCGTTGTCGGCACACATCGAGAACAGCAGCAACCGTCTGATCTCCAAGTCCCATGTCGACCTCAAGATGGTGAGACGACGAGCTTGCTGGACATACACCTCACCTAGCGAGATGTCTGTCTTACTGTACTTACTTTTGTCTCATTTCTCATTGTAGGAAAAGCATTACTAAAGCATTACTAAAGCATTACTAAAAGATAAACGGTGCTAATGCCAAAAGAAAGTAAGTTCTTGTCCAAGAGTATTTCTTTAACCAGATTCTCAGACACAATCACTTGTGCACCTTTACTTGCTTCACAAAGAACAACACAAGTCCTAACAGCACACCTGCATACCTGAAGGTCTGAGCTCAACCGCTCCAAAGCCGCTATTAACAGCCACAACCCAAATGCTCAAATACTCATTTACTGAGGTTCACAAGAAAGAGCCAAACGGCTCCAGTGACCGAAACACTGCATCACCAtagaaatacaaacacaaatgtgacGGTCCACCcgtagaaagaagaaataaaagaattgtggtaaaataagagaaaattgTAGGTGACGAGGCAACCTGTCTTCTTTCAG is part of the Pomacea canaliculata isolate SZHN2017 linkage group LG13, ASM307304v1, whole genome shotgun sequence genome and harbors:
- the LOC112554222 gene encoding arrestin domain-containing protein 17-like, with amino-acid sequence MGKLNIFEISLNNTRGVFYAGQNLLGHCTLELNSELTLRGIRLKFEGRGHVHWTETHQKVTWKYSRSETITFSDSEQYFNQEVLLFGILPSEGRSTSSLSAGRHTFPFCFVLPEDLPSSFEGVHGYVRYVVKAIIDRPWKFDHTTKCNFTVIGILNLNSEPNASMTVQGQNQKTLCCLCCASGPLSAEFSLQRRGYVPGEAVPLSAHIENSSNRLISKSHVDLKMISTFHSTTKSRSVSKEIGRVEEGPIGAGQTFTWDRQQFVIPPLPPSYLNGCRIIDIKYILQLSVVPSGLSKNLEVPLDIIIGTIPLLQVVENNPPRASEPSQALVASDQPSSVTYPMVMGGPGTLSSPPSYSQLPDLPIFPPSYYPDIPPPSYSESMLGSLGVRDEDDQENSVGNPTHMPVYPYYDWGYQPTTMN